A genomic stretch from Apodemus sylvaticus chromosome 12, mApoSyl1.1, whole genome shotgun sequence includes:
- the LOC127697720 gene encoding metaxin-2-like: protein MPADSARAATVPSIQPKLVSCGGPPRSCGRALRAAELGARRTSQQTCLWWRKRSSPRSQPFLQMCNLPVKVVCRANAEYMSPSGKVPFIHVGNQVVSELGPIVQFVKAKGHSLSDGLDEVQNAEMKAYMELVNNMLLTAELYLQWCDEATVGEITIARYGSPYPWPLNHILAYQKQWEIKRKMKAIGWGNKTLDQVLEDVDQCCQALSQRLGTQPYFFNKQPTELDALVFGHLYTILTTQLTSDELSEKVKNYSNLLAFCRRIEQYYFEDRGKGRLS, encoded by the exons ATGCCAGCTGACAGCGCCCGAGctgccacggtaccaagtatccagc CGAAGCTCGTTAGCTGCGGGGGGCCGCCGAGGTCGTGCGGGAGGGCGCTGAGGGCCGCGGAGCTCGGAGCGCGCAGGACCTCGCAGCAGACATGTCTCTGGTGGCGGAAGCGTTCGTCTCCCAGATCGCAGCCATTTTTGCAGATGTGTAATCTGCCTGTCAAAGTGGTGTGTAGGGCAAATGCGGAATATATGTCTCCATCTGGAAAAGTACCTTTTATTCATGTGGGAAATCAAGTAGTGTCAGAACTTGGCCCAATAGTCCAGTTTGTTAAAGCCAAGGGCCATTCTCTTAGTGATGGGTTGGATGAAGTCCAAAATGCAGAAATGAAAGCCTACATGGAATTGGTCAACAATATGCTGCTGACTGCAGAGTTGTATCTCCAGTGGTGTGATGAAGCTACAGTCGGGGAGATCACTATTGCTAGGTATGGCTCTCCTTACCCTTGGCCTCTGAACCACATTTTGGCCTATCAGAAGCAGTGGGAAATCAAGCGTAAGATGAAAGCTATTGGATGGGGTAACAAGACTCTGGACCAGGTCTTGGAAGATGTAGACCAGTGCTGCCAAGCCCTTTCCCAAAGACTGGGAACACAACCATACTTCTTCAATAAGCAACCTACTGAACTTGACGCTCTGGTTTTTGGCCATTTGTACACCATTCTTACCACACAGTTGACCAGTGATGAACTTTCTGAGAAGGTGAAAAACTATAGCAACCTCCTTGCTTTCTGTAGAAGAATTGAACAGTACTACTTTGAAGACCGGGGTAAAGGCAGGTTGTCTTAG